One Campylobacteraceae bacterium DNA window includes the following coding sequences:
- a CDS encoding RluA family pseudouridine synthase, which yields METEKAYKLLAQQEGISNGKAKTLIDKGLVRVAGRKVTIARGEIDVRSNFAIKDVNDLRIIFQDDDIMAVDKPAFLTADEISRKFPDYILLNRLDKETSGVMLFAKNKAFQNKAISEFKANRVYKEYVAVVEGKFIDDIEIDKPILTIKHSGKARSTIDKKAGKHAKSTVYPMYVEGNKSKVKIVIDTGRTHQIRVHLNSIGFPIIGDATYGKTSPNVQRVLLHSKCTKIFDYTFEAKEPREFRIFGLE from the coding sequence ATGGAAACTGAAAAAGCATATAAATTATTAGCACAACAAGAAGGAATTTCTAACGGAAAAGCTAAAACATTAATTGATAAAGGACTTGTAAGAGTTGCTGGTAGAAAAGTAACAATTGCTAGGGGCGAAATAGATGTCAGGTCAAATTTTGCTATTAAAGATGTAAATGATTTAAGAATTATTTTTCAAGATGATGATATTATGGCTGTGGATAAACCCGCTTTTTTAACAGCGGATGAAATAAGCAGAAAATTCCCTGATTATATCTTGTTAAACAGATTAGATAAAGAAACATCAGGTGTTATGTTGTTTGCCAAAAATAAAGCTTTTCAAAACAAAGCAATAAGTGAATTTAAAGCTAACAGAGTTTATAAAGAGTATGTTGCTGTTGTTGAGGGAAAATTTATTGATGATATAGAAATTGATAAACCAATTTTAACTATTAAACACTCTGGAAAAGCAAGATCTACTATTGATAAAAAAGCAGGTAAACATGCTAAATCTACTGTTTATCCTATGTATGTAGAAGGAAATAAATCAAAAGTTAAAATTGTAATTGACACAGGAAGAACACACCAAATCAGAGTACATTTAAACTCAATTGGTTTTCCTATTATTGGAGATGCAACCTATGGTAAAACATCACCAAACGTACAAAGAGTATTATTGCATTCTAAATGTACTAAAATATTCGATTATACTTTTGAAGCAAAAGAACCAAGAGAGTTTAGAATTTTTGGACTGGAATAA
- the waaA gene encoding lipid IV(A) 3-deoxy-D-manno-octulosonic acid transferase, with protein MSLFSLIYFLISLFLYLLALPFLLYKASKEKYKIAIPSKFFLKNNKFFDKNDIWFHCCSMGETKAIETIVKELKEEVNISVITNTGYEEAKKFSSSVRYLPYELFLPFWIKPQKVLLVMEAELWYMLFLCARKTNTKTLLINARISDKSYKSYLRYAWIYKKIFKNIDKVFAQSEKDKKRLLQLGAKNVEVIGNIKLANLPKVKQELIKPKSFVLCAASTHEKEEALILDAYNKDLGKLIIVPRHPERFDKVEKLIKEYCRKEDLTYNRYSKNAHFNADITLVDVMGILIDIMNISDAVILGGAFEKIGGHNPIEPAFFNCKIISGEHIFNQKSLFECVNDYYIVKNEELKDTLKNVKNLKNSSLVQKGSIEPIIKEINGN; from the coding sequence TTGAGCCTCTTTAGTCTAATATACTTTTTAATTAGTCTATTTCTCTATCTTCTAGCACTTCCATTTTTACTGTACAAAGCTTCAAAAGAAAAATATAAAATTGCAATTCCTTCAAAGTTTTTTTTGAAAAATAATAAATTCTTTGATAAAAATGACATATGGTTTCATTGTTGTTCTATGGGAGAAACTAAAGCTATTGAAACAATAGTTAAAGAATTAAAAGAAGAAGTTAATATAAGTGTAATTACCAATACTGGATATGAAGAAGCTAAAAAGTTTTCTAGCAGTGTTAGGTATTTGCCTTATGAACTTTTTTTACCTTTTTGGATTAAACCCCAAAAAGTTTTATTGGTTATGGAAGCTGAGCTTTGGTATATGTTATTTTTGTGTGCAAGAAAAACAAATACAAAAACGTTATTAATAAATGCAAGAATCTCTGATAAGTCTTATAAGTCTTATTTACGATATGCATGGATTTATAAGAAAATTTTTAAAAATATAGATAAAGTTTTTGCACAAAGCGAAAAAGACAAAAAAAGGCTTCTTCAATTAGGTGCAAAAAATGTAGAAGTTATAGGGAATATAAAACTTGCAAATTTACCAAAAGTAAAACAAGAGTTAATAAAACCTAAAAGTTTTGTCCTCTGTGCTGCTTCTACACATGAAAAAGAAGAAGCACTTATTTTAGATGCGTATAACAAAGATTTAGGAAAACTAATAATTGTTCCACGTCATCCTGAACGTTTTGATAAAGTTGAAAAATTAATTAAAGAGTATTGTAGAAAAGAAGATTTGACATATAATAGATATTCTAAAAATGCCCATTTTAATGCTGATATTACATTAGTAGATGTTATGGGAATTTTAATTGATATAATGAATATATCAGATGCAGTTATATTAGGTGGCGCTTTTGAAAAAATTGGTGGACATAATCCAATTGAGCCTGCTTTTTTTAATTGTAAAATAATAAGTGGAGAACATATATTTAATCAAAAATCACTTTTTGAGTGTGTAAATGATTATTATATTGTTAAAAATGAAGAACTAAAAGATACATTAAAAAATGTTAAGAATTTAAAAAATTCATCACTGGTTCAAAAAGGTTCAATTGAGCCTATTATAAAGGAAATAAATGGAAACTGA
- a CDS encoding Nif3-like dinuclear metal center hexameric protein — protein sequence MKLELIYNFLDELSPFSLQEKWDNSGLLVGNLNDDIKEVHISIDLDEEMLALIPNNSLIITHHPLIFKALKTVNYDSYSTKLLKILIQKNIALISMHTNIDVSHLNKYVAQEILGLEIIPSEDFIVYAKVNMPFDDFSKYISEKLNLSYNKVVKCSDYIQSVALVTGAGMSFLEEVKADCFLTGDIKYHEAMEAKSRKISLIDIRHYESEQAFSTLLMGLLEKYLENNKLKAIITASKNPFVFCKQGEPIE from the coding sequence ATGAAACTGGAATTAATTTATAATTTTTTAGATGAACTATCCCCTTTTTCTTTGCAAGAAAAATGGGATAATTCAGGCCTTTTGGTTGGAAATTTAAATGATGATATAAAAGAAGTGCATATAAGCATTGATTTAGATGAAGAGATGTTGGCTTTGATTCCTAATAACTCTTTGATAATTACTCATCATCCTTTAATTTTTAAAGCCTTAAAAACAGTAAATTATGATTCTTATTCTACAAAACTATTAAAAATACTTATTCAAAAAAATATTGCATTAATTTCTATGCATACAAATATTGATGTAAGTCATTTAAATAAATATGTAGCACAAGAAATCTTAGGTTTAGAAATAATTCCTAGTGAGGATTTTATTGTATATGCAAAAGTAAATATGCCCTTTGATGATTTTTCAAAATATATCAGTGAAAAATTAAATCTTAGCTATAACAAAGTTGTTAAGTGCAGTGATTATATTCAAAGCGTAGCATTAGTTACAGGTGCTGGAATGAGCTTTTTAGAAGAGGTAAAAGCAGATTGTTTTTTAACCGGAGATATTAAATATCATGAAGCTATGGAAGCCAAAAGTAGAAAAATCTCATTAATTGACATCAGACACTATGAAAGTGAACAGGCCTTTAGTACCCTTCTTATGGGACTTTTAGAAAAATATTTGGAAAATAATAAATTAAAAGCTATAATTACAGCTTCAAAAAACCCATTTGTGTTTTGTAAACAAGGAGAACCGATTGAATAA
- the glyQ gene encoding glycine--tRNA ligase subunit alpha, which translates to MLTFSQMLLKLQEFWANQGCNVLQPYDIPAGAGTFHPATLLRSLDSTPWSTAYVAPCRRPTDGRYGENPNRLGSYYQFQVLIKPSPSNIQDLYLQSLEFLGLDISKHDIRFVEDNWESPTLGAWGLGWEVWLDGMEVSQFTYFQQVGGIVCDPVAVEITYGTERLAMYLQEVDSIFDIVWNKNAHGITTYADVHKEGEYQFSKYNFEIANTEILFRHFDDAFAECKAALEAQLPLPAYDQCMIASHAFNTLDARKAISVTERQNYILKVRELSQACAKMYSTQEVERTIRIGNKKNLEILKEKFPEKFV; encoded by the coding sequence ATGTTAACATTTTCACAAATGCTATTAAAACTACAAGAATTTTGGGCTAATCAAGGCTGTAATGTTCTTCAACCTTATGATATTCCAGCAGGTGCTGGAACTTTTCATCCCGCAACTCTCTTACGATCTCTTGATTCTACTCCTTGGTCTACTGCTTATGTAGCTCCATGTCGACGACCAACGGATGGAAGATATGGAGAAAATCCGAATCGTTTGGGTTCTTATTATCAATTTCAAGTTTTAATTAAACCAAGTCCTTCTAATATTCAAGATTTGTATTTACAAAGTTTAGAATTTTTAGGTTTAGATATTTCAAAACATGATATTCGTTTTGTTGAAGATAACTGGGAATCTCCAACACTTGGGGCTTGGGGTCTTGGTTGGGAAGTATGGTTAGATGGAATGGAAGTTTCACAATTTACTTATTTTCAGCAAGTAGGGGGAATTGTTTGTGATCCTGTTGCTGTTGAGATCACTTATGGTACTGAGCGTTTAGCTATGTATCTGCAAGAAGTAGATTCTATTTTCGATATTGTATGGAATAAAAATGCCCATGGAATTACTACTTATGCAGATGTGCATAAAGAAGGGGAATATCAATTTTCAAAATACAATTTTGAAATTGCAAATACAGAAATCTTATTCAGACATTTTGATGATGCTTTTGCTGAGTGTAAAGCTGCCTTAGAAGCACAATTACCTTTACCTGCATATGATCAGTGTATGATAGCTTCCCATGCTTTTAATACACTTGATGCAAGAAAAGCAATTTCAGTTACTGAGAGACAAAACTATATATTAAAAGTACGTGAACTTTCACAAGCTTGTGCTAAAATGTACAGTACACAAGAAGTAGAAAGAACAATAAGAATTGGAAATAAAAAAAACTTGGAAATTTTAAAAGAAAAATTTCCTGAAAAATTTGTTTAG
- the purE gene encoding 5-(carboxyamino)imidazole ribonucleotide mutase: MNFVSIIMGSKSDYEVMKNCSDTFEKFNVKYEMIISSAHRSPTRTKNYIKEAESKGAVVFIAAAGMAAHLAGALAATTTKPVLGVPMKGGAMDGMDALLSTVQMPSGMPVGTVALGRAGAINAAYLAMQILAISDKELATKLIEDRIIKEKAVETDSLTIEVRI, translated from the coding sequence ATGAATTTTGTTTCAATTATAATGGGAAGTAAATCAGATTACGAAGTTATGAAAAACTGTAGCGATACGTTTGAAAAGTTTAATGTGAAGTATGAAATGATTATTTCATCAGCACACAGATCTCCAACAAGAACAAAAAACTATATTAAAGAAGCTGAAAGTAAAGGCGCTGTTGTATTTATTGCTGCTGCTGGAATGGCTGCACATTTAGCTGGAGCATTAGCTGCAACTACAACTAAACCTGTTCTTGGAGTTCCAATGAAAGGTGGAGCAATGGATGGAATGGATGCTTTGCTTTCAACAGTTCAAATGCCTTCTGGAATGCCTGTAGGTACTGTTGCTTTGGGACGTGCTGGTGCAATTAATGCAGCTTACTTAGCAATGCAAATTTTAGCTATTAGTGATAAGGAATTGGCAACTAAGTTAATAGAAGATCGTATTATTAAAGAAAAAGCAGTTGAAACAGATTCTTTAACTATTGAAGTTAGAATATAA
- a CDS encoding U32 family peptidase, protein MKKVELLSPAGNLEKLKIAISYGADAVYGGVSHFSLRIRSGKEFTLETFQEGIDYAHERGKKVYVTINGFPFNSQINLLKKHILSMAALKPDAFIVAAPGVVRLCRELAPQIEIHLSTQANVLNYLDAQVFWDMGVRRIVVAREISLKDVIEIKKHLPDMEIEIFVHGSMCFAYSGRCLVSAVQMGRVPNRGSCANDCRFEYTLYAANEDHSSLFRLEEEPGVGTYIFNAKDMNLASHIDEILESGAVDSLKIEGRTKSPYYAAVTANAYRMAIDDFYEGTFDEAKYQKELFTTKNRGFSDAYLIHKPFDRNDTQNYDYSLSKGSFEVSGLVCDDEIHFLCKYKTLPGIDVEIFLPQNSSIDECENEIGKIYKKEDGKYYINFKKILTDKNKELEAVHSGNLNKIQLPGKLPYLTMLRIENEGEAVNPFA, encoded by the coding sequence ATGAAGAAAGTAGAATTATTAAGTCCAGCAGGAAACTTAGAAAAACTAAAAATAGCAATTTCATATGGGGCAGATGCCGTTTATGGGGGTGTGTCACATTTTTCGCTAAGAATTAGATCAGGAAAAGAATTTACACTTGAAACCTTTCAAGAAGGTATTGATTATGCTCACGAAAGAGGAAAAAAAGTATATGTAACGATTAATGGTTTTCCTTTTAACTCTCAAATTAATTTATTAAAAAAGCATATTTTATCAATGGCAGCGTTAAAGCCTGATGCTTTTATTGTAGCAGCTCCTGGAGTTGTAAGGTTATGTAGAGAATTAGCACCCCAAATAGAAATACATCTCTCCACTCAAGCCAATGTACTTAATTATTTAGATGCACAGGTTTTTTGGGACATGGGTGTACGAAGAATAGTAGTTGCCAGAGAAATTTCACTAAAAGATGTTATTGAAATTAAAAAACATTTACCAGATATGGAAATTGAAATTTTTGTACATGGGTCTATGTGTTTTGCTTATTCAGGACGTTGTTTGGTTTCCGCTGTTCAAATGGGAAGGGTTCCTAATAGAGGAAGCTGTGCGAATGACTGTCGTTTTGAGTATACCTTATATGCTGCAAATGAAGATCATAGCTCACTGTTTAGACTAGAAGAAGAACCAGGAGTTGGTACGTATATTTTTAATGCAAAAGATATGAACTTAGCCTCTCATATTGATGAAATCTTGGAATCCGGAGCAGTAGATTCTTTAAAAATCGAAGGAAGAACTAAATCCCCTTATTATGCTGCAGTAACTGCAAATGCCTATAGAATGGCTATTGATGATTTTTATGAAGGTACTTTTGATGAAGCAAAATACCAAAAAGAATTGTTCACAACAAAAAACAGAGGTTTTTCAGATGCGTATTTAATTCATAAACCTTTTGATAGAAATGATACTCAAAACTATGATTATTCTTTATCAAAAGGTTCTTTTGAAGTATCAGGACTTGTTTGTGACGATGAAATACACTTTTTATGTAAATATAAAACATTACCTGGAATTGATGTTGAAATCTTTTTACCTCAAAATTCTTCTATTGATGAATGTGAAAATGAAATTGGAAAGATTTATAAAAAAGAGGATGGCAAATATTATATTAATTTCAAAAAGATTTTAACAGATAAAAATAAAGAGTTAGAAGCTGTTCATTCTGGAAATCTTAATAAAATTCAATTACCAGGGAAATTACCTTATTTAACCATGTTAAGAATAGAAAATGAAGGCGAAGCGGTTAATCCGTTCGCTTAA
- a CDS encoding ankyrin repeat domain-containing protein, translating into MFSKLFKTYTAEDLIAVLNHATFSESKANSILKDVKINYVNEHKKGFLHMSAENNSIEAITWLLSKKIDMNLCDEDGNTALLLASKLGATEAANLFINAGAKLDERNNEGRTAIQEAVKYSRKSIYISLKKSAKKINNVDLENHNLIFDAVDSQNIEVINDIIVNKLVKVDSSILFYQNTYSKPAILKLILSKAKLNLEETDPNGKSTLFYIVKKGASSIDTFMYALSLGLDINHVDKDGNTVLMELIKYINTDYPRLKDLTADEKLPLINLIDMIPWLIEEEINYNVYNNDGENVLTYVTAINNIDIMKILLEYGVDPNFIDSSNTTALSTAAMKGSSNIEAVSLLLNYGARPNITDNNNKTIIEKLITIELVLHNEKKMKLKEKRNIDETQNYRQVLHEILLNGEVNLTMLNSEEQPYFFDAVFHNNIDLVKSLAKYGADINQRDRENSNIVYKYMAENIAFKKVSDQRLYYIMLKQVITLGADVNARDSHGGITLHKAILDNDIQTIKIILNAGADINAVDARGRNMIHNCMWQNKVKVFRLILSFNKDLLNKPDKFGVLPINYAAFLGYTDLVVELIDNGAYINNPFNKTEYIHNFLKKFHKNLSPLLEKTSNPTDWTKLKSLTENMRKEFNVSI; encoded by the coding sequence ATGTTTTCGAAATTATTTAAAACTTATACAGCAGAAGATTTAATAGCAGTACTTAATCATGCAACATTCTCAGAATCAAAAGCAAATTCAATTTTAAAAGATGTGAAAATAAATTATGTAAATGAACATAAAAAAGGTTTTCTACACATGAGTGCAGAAAACAATTCTATAGAAGCAATTACATGGTTACTATCTAAAAAGATTGATATGAATTTATGCGATGAAGATGGAAATACTGCTTTATTATTAGCTTCTAAATTAGGCGCTACTGAAGCAGCTAACTTATTTATTAATGCAGGCGCAAAACTTGATGAAAGAAATAATGAAGGAAGAACTGCAATACAAGAAGCAGTAAAGTATTCAAGAAAATCAATTTATATTTCTCTAAAGAAAAGTGCTAAAAAAATCAATAATGTTGATTTAGAAAATCACAACCTTATTTTTGATGCCGTAGATTCACAAAATATAGAAGTTATAAACGATATTATTGTAAATAAACTTGTTAAAGTTGATAGCAGTATTTTATTTTATCAAAATACCTACAGTAAACCAGCTATTTTAAAATTAATTTTATCAAAAGCAAAACTCAATTTAGAGGAAACTGATCCAAATGGGAAATCAACTTTATTTTATATAGTTAAAAAGGGTGCGTCAAGCATAGACACATTTATGTATGCTTTGTCTTTGGGTTTAGATATTAACCATGTAGATAAAGATGGAAATACTGTTTTAATGGAATTGATTAAATATATCAACACTGATTATCCCAGACTTAAAGATTTAACAGCAGATGAAAAACTTCCATTAATCAATTTAATAGATATGATTCCCTGGTTAATAGAAGAAGAAATAAATTACAATGTATACAATAACGATGGAGAAAATGTTTTAACCTACGTAACAGCAATTAACAATATAGATATCATGAAAATTCTTTTAGAATATGGCGTAGATCCCAACTTTATTGACTCCTCAAATACAACAGCCTTATCAACAGCTGCCATGAAAGGTAGTTCTAATATAGAAGCTGTTTCTTTATTGCTTAATTATGGAGCACGCCCCAACATCACAGATAATAATAACAAAACGATTATTGAAAAACTTATTACCATTGAGCTTGTATTACACAATGAAAAAAAGATGAAATTAAAAGAAAAAAGAAATATAGATGAAACACAAAACTATAGACAAGTATTGCATGAAATTTTATTAAATGGAGAAGTTAATTTAACAATGTTAAATTCGGAAGAACAACCTTATTTTTTTGATGCTGTTTTTCATAATAATATTGATTTGGTTAAATCTTTGGCTAAATATGGCGCAGATATTAATCAAAGAGACAGAGAGAATTCAAATATTGTTTATAAGTATATGGCAGAAAATATTGCCTTTAAAAAAGTTTCTGATCAGCGTTTGTATTACATAATGTTAAAACAAGTAATTACCTTAGGGGCTGATGTTAATGCAAGAGATTCGCATGGTGGCATTACTTTACATAAAGCAATTTTAGACAATGATATTCAAACCATCAAAATAATTCTAAATGCAGGAGCTGATATTAATGCTGTTGATGCCCGAGGTAGAAATATGATTCATAACTGTATGTGGCAAAATAAAGTTAAAGTATTTAGATTAATTTTATCTTTTAACAAAGATTTATTAAATAAACCCGATAAATTCGGAGTTTTACCTATTAATTATGCGGCTTTTTTAGGTTATACGGATTTAGTGGTAGAATTAATTGATAATGGAGCTTACATTAATAATCCTTTTAATAAAACTGAATATATTCATAATTTTTTGAAAAAATTTCACAAAAACTTAAGCCCACTTTTAGAGAAAACTTCTAACCCAACAGACTGGACAAAACTTAAGTCTTTGACTGAAAATATGAGAAAAGAGTTTAATGTAAGCATATAA
- a CDS encoding AAA family ATPase, whose product MISRFYLENYLSFSKVDLEFKKGLVVFTGPSGAGKSILMDSLLALFGIKEGKATLSEVVLEETNISNDLFDIKNNDDIYIKEIKKDKTRYFLNNQSLSKKNLKDFSSSLVKHIHVKDNSDFESDKLIYFLDFLSQNENKNFNKLKESFAIKYAEFISIQKELNKIIQDESKLDELKEFAKYEIEKIVSIDPKINEYDELKEIRKTLSKKDKIEEAINESKEIFSFTSKVSKTLNLMEKDSSFFDEAINELNNIYEGFTDSLYELEDMDIEEVLNRIELLSSLEKRFGSISLALEYKKKKEEELESYDNIIFSKSQLEKKVLVLGNEIKTLADKLSNERKKSAKILEKKINHYLKYLYLSNAKVILEEKTLDGTGIDKVVFILNNVKLDTISSGEFNRLRLALLTSMSEYEINDNGILFLDEIDANLSGKESAAIATVLKKLTQKYQIFAISHQPQLTACASQHFFVDKKNNKSSITELSKIEQENEIARMISGEKITQEALVFAKDLLEASS is encoded by the coding sequence ATGATTAGTAGGTTTTATTTAGAGAATTATTTATCCTTTTCAAAAGTTGATTTGGAATTTAAAAAAGGTCTTGTCGTTTTTACAGGACCTTCAGGTGCGGGTAAATCTATTTTAATGGATTCTTTGCTGGCATTGTTTGGTATTAAAGAAGGAAAAGCTACCTTAAGTGAAGTCGTATTAGAAGAGACAAATATATCAAATGATTTATTTGATATAAAAAACAATGATGATATTTATATCAAAGAAATAAAAAAAGATAAAACACGCTACTTTTTAAACAATCAAAGTCTTTCAAAAAAGAATTTAAAAGATTTTTCTTCTTCTTTGGTAAAACATATTCATGTAAAAGACAATTCTGATTTTGAAAGTGATAAACTTATTTATTTTTTAGATTTTTTATCTCAAAATGAGAATAAAAACTTTAATAAATTAAAAGAATCTTTTGCTATAAAATATGCAGAATTTATAAGCATTCAAAAAGAGTTAAATAAAATTATCCAGGATGAATCGAAACTAGATGAATTAAAAGAATTCGCTAAATATGAAATTGAAAAAATTGTTTCAATTGACCCTAAAATAAATGAATACGATGAACTAAAAGAAATCAGAAAAACCTTAAGTAAAAAAGACAAAATTGAAGAAGCAATTAATGAATCTAAAGAAATATTTTCTTTTACATCAAAAGTTTCAAAAACATTGAATTTAATGGAAAAAGACAGTTCTTTTTTTGATGAAGCGATAAATGAACTTAATAATATTTATGAGGGGTTTACTGATTCTTTATATGAGTTAGAAGATATGGATATCGAAGAGGTTTTAAATCGTATTGAATTATTAAGTTCACTTGAGAAACGTTTTGGTTCAATATCTCTAGCTCTTGAGTATAAAAAGAAAAAAGAAGAGGAATTAGAATCTTATGATAATATTATATTTTCTAAATCACAATTAGAAAAAAAAGTTCTTGTGCTTGGAAATGAAATTAAAACATTAGCAGATAAACTAAGTAATGAACGAAAAAAATCTGCTAAAATACTTGAAAAAAAGATAAATCACTATTTGAAATATCTTTATTTATCGAATGCAAAAGTAATCTTAGAAGAAAAAACACTAGATGGAACGGGTATTGACAAAGTAGTCTTTATTTTAAATAATGTTAAGTTGGATACTATTTCTAGTGGTGAATTTAATAGATTAAGGCTTGCTTTATTAACATCCATGAGTGAATACGAAATCAATGATAATGGTATTTTATTTTTAGATGAGATTGATGCGAATTTATCTGGAAAAGAATCTGCTGCAATTGCAACAGTACTTAAAAAACTAACACAAAAATATCAAATTTTTGCCATTTCACATCAACCCCAATTAACAGCTTGTGCTTCTCAACACTTTTTTGTTGATAAAAAGAATAATAAATCCAGTATTACGGAACTTTCCAAAATTGAACAGGAAAATGAAATTGCACGAATGATTTCGGGAGAAAAGATTACACAAGAAGCGCTTGTTTTTGCTAAGGATCTGCTTGAGGCTTCTTCGTAG
- a CDS encoding NAD(+)/NADH kinase — protein sequence MKITKNFDKLKQIKTVGIILRPNSPALIEQYEIIKQHFCDENIEVLLEDKSSLMIYKKKAYSFDALCQKSDFLVSLGGDGTLISVVRKSFACDIAVLGINLGTLGFLTDIPFSKVKPFIQDLKKDIYKIDSRMMIAGATKANTFVAFNDIVISRKSISSMIRINGKIDGKPFNTYYGDGVIISTPTGSTAYNLSLGGPVVFPLTDAFIVTPVAPHSLTQRPLVLPADFEIEFTILSSQGAVIIVDGQEFYGIEQNESIKIKIASKKAKLIHRVERNYFEVLSEKLQWGN from the coding sequence ATGAAAATAACCAAAAACTTTGATAAACTAAAACAAATTAAAACAGTTGGCATTATTTTACGACCAAATTCGCCAGCACTTATTGAACAGTATGAAATAATTAAACAGCATTTTTGTGATGAAAACATTGAAGTACTGTTAGAAGACAAATCTTCTTTAATGATTTATAAGAAAAAAGCCTATTCTTTTGATGCTTTATGTCAAAAAAGTGATTTTTTAGTTTCTCTTGGTGGAGATGGTACCTTAATCTCAGTAGTAAGAAAATCTTTTGCCTGTGATATAGCAGTTTTAGGTATTAATCTTGGAACATTGGGTTTTTTAACGGATATTCCTTTTTCAAAAGTAAAACCTTTTATTCAAGATTTAAAAAAAGACATATATAAAATCGATTCTCGCATGATGATTGCAGGAGCAACAAAAGCGAATACTTTTGTTGCTTTTAATGACATAGTAATTTCAAGAAAATCTATTTCTTCAATGATTAGGATTAATGGCAAAATTGATGGAAAACCTTTTAACACTTATTATGGTGATGGTGTTATTATTTCTACCCCAACAGGTTCAACTGCTTACAATCTTTCTTTAGGTGGCCCTGTTGTATTTCCCTTAACAGATGCTTTTATTGTTACTCCTGTTGCACCTCATTCTTTAACACAACGCCCTTTAGTACTTCCAGCAGACTTTGAGATAGAATTTACTATTTTAAGCTCACAAGGTGCTGTTATTATTGTAGATGGGCAAGAATTTTACGGAATAGAACAAAATGAATCTATAAAAATAAAAATTGCTTCAAAAAAAGCAAAATTAATACACCGTGTTGAACGAAATTATTTTGAAGTATTAAGTGAAAAACTGCAATGGGGAAATTAA